The Pongo pygmaeus isolate AG05252 chromosome 7, NHGRI_mPonPyg2-v2.0_pri, whole genome shotgun sequence DNA segment CATGTTAAGCAACACCACGAGGCACGCTGATGATGAAATGTTCATGGGTGAGATTCGGACTCAGTGCATTTTAGTAAGGCCGATGCCCTCCTGAGCCAAGTCAGAGGACATTGCTGTTGGGGCAGGCATTTTCTGAAGAGGGCACTATGAAGATGGTTAACTTCTGTTTCGTTTTGCTCAAATTCCTCATTTGGCTTTTCGTGTGCAAGTTCTCAGAGAAGAAGTTCTGTTTCTGAGTCTGGAATAGCTTTCCATCCAAGAGTGGACACTGTGGTCTCCCTCGGAGTCCAGAACAAAAGGGTAGCTCATACCCAGGAGCCATTACACAGGTGGGCAGGGTGACGGACTTGCCCAGGGGCTGTGTCCTTGGAGGCAGTGGATGGGGCAAGAGCCCTGGTCTGTGGGGTAAAAGACGTGCTTCTGTCTGGGGTTCTCCCACTATTAGTCACGTGACCTtgagcaatccttccacctgtctgagcctcagtttccttgtctgtcatGGTTGAAGCATTCTCTGCCCTGCCTGTGTCACTGACCTCAGTCAAATACTGGGTGTGTGCGCATCGGCTCCCGCAACCAAACGCTGGATGACGGGTGGAGCTGCCTCCAGGGCCACTGGATTAAGGAAGCAATCTCTCAATCAATCTCTCCTCTCTTTTGCTTCCCTTTGCCTGTTGGCTTCTTTCTCTCAACGCTGGTATCGCAGCTACAGGCTGCTCTGGCCTCCTGCAATCCTTACAGCCTCACAACCAAAAGGAAGAGAACCCTGGCAACTGTAGAAAGAAAACCCCCAGAATCACTCATCCTGGCTGGAGGTGTGGTGGGTGGGTTGAGGATGGGGTACTTTGATTGGTCCAGTTTGGGCCGTGTGCCCATGTTTGCTCCAATCACTGTGGCCTAGAGCAGTGGAGCACGATGATTGGTCCACTTGGGGGAAGGCTCACCCTTTGGCCAGGGGACGTACTGTGGCCGGGAGCCCCCATCAGAAACACCAGGCTGCCCCCACTCCTTTAGGGCACTGATGTGTCTTTTCTGTATCCTTACATATGTGACCCATCCCAGTATCCGACATGCAGTAGGCACTTTCTACATGTCTGTGGAATAGCGTTGACAGTGAGGTTTCTGACACTCCAGAGTTACTTGAGTTAGATACGTGCTTCAGGACTTCACAGCACCCATCCCTGTTCCCAAGTACTGCTTATGTTCAATTGCTTGTTAGCGTCCTGCATTAAAACGTGAGCTCCTCAAAAGCGAGGACCTTGTCTGGCTTGTTTACCGCTGAGTCCTCCGTGCCTGACAGCCTCTGGTACAGATAATTGGTCAATTGATGTTTGTGAAATGAACATCAACTGTCTGTGAGCCTCAGTGTCTTGACAGAAGGAGCCTGACTCTGCCCTTTCAGGTTGCCCAGCgccttctccattcctctccatccttGCTTCCAGTTTCTGATACTCTGGGTGCAGTTATGACTTAATGTATGCCCAAGAGCCAATTCTAAATACGTTTCTGTGCCTTAggttctgttgtttataaacacTAGTGAGACCATTGCTTTGACCAAGGTGCTAAGATCTACAAACATTTATATTTGTGTAATCATCTTAAAAATGAGTACTTTTATCTTTAATGTTGAACTTTTTAAGTGAAGTTCAAATAGTATTTGCAGTAGTGAGAGGTGTTTCATCTGCACCAGAATGAATTCTCAAAAGCTTTACTTTGCCAGAATTGGATGAATAAAGTGAACCATTATTGGAATTGATTGATGTTTCAATTGATGCATCTGGTGACGCTAAAACTGGCATTGTTTCACCATATGTTATGTGAAATTCTACTGAGATGCTATCCAGTGAATGACCACTGCTTTATTTTCAGCTTGCATATAAGAAAACTTAGAATACAGAGCAAGCTCGATTTTAAACTGCCACCTGTTCAGTTGCCCCTGTGCATTTtaaattgtagattctggattctGGACAGCcttcttattcttcttcttctttttttagatggtgtcttgctctgtcacccagggactggagtgcagtggtgcaatcttggctcactgcaacctccacctccaggcctcaagtgattctcctgccccagtctcctgagaagctgggactacaggcatgctccaccaagcctggctaatttttgtatttttagtagagacagggttttgccttgttggccaggctggtctcgaactcctgacctcaggtgatccacccaccttggcctcccaaagtgctaggattacaggcacgagctaccacgcctggcctggacaGGCTTCTTAAAGTTCCTGTGAACCTTTGAGGTAGCTGCTGACGCTTTTTGGGCAGATTTCTCGGTAGCTGGTGGCATTGCTGTGGTTCCTGGCAGATGGTAGATGCAGAGAACAACTTTGTGCATGTTACAGTTTCGTCATTAACtttcttaaaaaagagaaagtcaatatatttacattttcattactcaggcactttccttttttgttgagTTCATTGCTACCAAAAGGGtttattgaaaaatgaaaatgcgGTGGCAAACAATAAGATAACTAAATCGCTGTAGCTTTGTAGCACGTGGTAAGTGGCAAAGTCAATGCAGCGAGGCCATGGGGACTCCCCTCTGTGAACTCTTCTTCCTCCCAGCTCCTGGACATACTGCCTATGTGCCTGGCTTGTCTCTCTCACTTTTCCCACTGACCCCAGAGCCTGGTGGCTTCATGTATCTTGCGGTTGTGCAAGTGGCTGAGGCACTGAGCAGTTGGTGGGAACAGAGGTGCCACGTCCTTCTCTCAGCACTGCCACCATGGGAAGAGCTGGCTCTCCTCAGTTACTCATGTCTGCCTACATTTCAGTGTCTCAGGAATGGCCTGGGAGCTGTTTTTGAAGGGTTCCATTAAGTCAGGAGAGtgttgggagggagaggcaggtcAGCCCACTGCCTCTTCCAGTTGCAGCCTCACGTGTAGGTGAGAACTTGGTCACCGCACACCCCATTTGCCTACGCACCAGGAGAGTCCCACACCATGAGATGCAGTCATGGCAGGAGCTGAAGCACAGGTGGGGAGCTACCTACCTCCCCCAGCTTCTTTTAGAGCAAGTCTTCAGCGAACTCCACTAAACAATGCAAAGCTGGGGTGCACGCCAAAGCAGGCCCAACACTGGGATAACAGGAGTCACCCAGGACAGACCCAGAGAACGCAGAACGTATGGTCCCTTTATCCACAGGCTCCAGCAGGTATTCCGGTTTCAGATGATTTGAGGACAGTTTCTCAGTGTGGGGTCTCCACTTCTGGGTGGTGTGACAGTTTAGGCCTTGCATGAGTAGGGGCATGGGTGGGAAGTCCACTGTCCCACAGTTGTCTCGGTGTCTACCCGGTCTCTGCTGTAAGAGGGTGCTCTCTGCTGCTGCCTcaggtgggtgggagggaggagttTTCCCATGGGACCACCCATTTGCTATTCTTAGCTTGAGACAGAAAGCCCAGTTTGACTTCCATGGAGGATGAGGCCCGAGACCTTTCTTCCACTCTCTGCTGTGGCTTCCCTCCACATTTCTGGCCCTGTGACTCTCCCAACTCCTCCCGACCCCTTCATAAATACAGCTCAGCTACACACAAAATATATGTCTACAATGCACCACACCCGGGACTCCTGCAGATGCCagtgggggctgagggaggagggcagCTTCTCACAATGGCTCAGGACCCCATCACCTGAAATGCAATTCTTCCAAAGGCCACTTCATTCACTTGTGGGTTTGGAAGGCCTCGAGATCCAGCTGGGCCTGTCCTCTCCTCCAACCTTGCCCCTCAGATGATGCCAGGCCCCCAGGCCTCCTCTGCTTATCCTTGAACAAATGCCACCAAATAGTCATGGAAGTCATGTGgaagttagccaggtgtaggTCTCTGGCACATGGCTTGGGTAGAAGCTGTACCCACTTGCCCCTCCAGCagctctcacacacacatgtgaGTACACCCATCCATGCTGGCTGTGAGGGTGTCTGGGACCCTGGTGAGGCCTAGATAGAATCCAATGGCAGCTCTCACACTTCCCTCAGGACCATAATGGTTTCATCCATAGAGTAGATATAGTTGTTcaaaaatgtttgtggaatgaaagaggaagaaataaaaaattaaagaaactcCCAGAACCTCCTTCCTGTGTCCCAAGAGGTATTAGGCAGTACATCAAGCTTCTTGGGGATCAACACACCTGGCCGTGGCATCAGGGTGAGATGGGAGGAGAGTCAGGTGCAGCTCCTAGCAAGGCTGCCTCCCCTGCTGGGGGCTCCTGTGTCCTGGACTTCTCTGCCAGGGCTGCAGAGGGCTGCTCTGCTCCTTCTGCAGGGCACCCTCGCTAAGTCCCCCCTGACCACCTAAGGCAGCTGACTATGCCTGGAAACACAGACACCAGGCACACCTCAGGTggcacaaactagaaaatgggTGGCAAAGGAGAGATGGGCGGGATGAGCTAATGACACGGGCCTGCCTTATTGGTCACAAGGGGTGCAGCAGGCAGATGGCAGAGCAGGGCAGAGGCAGTCTCGGGCTTGGGAAGAGGCCGTACATGGTGACCCCCTCACTGTTCTGATTTCGAGGGCCACAGTCACCTGTCAAACCAACAGCTCCAGGACGTGTGCCGCTGTTTGCATGAGAGGCATGACGCCCCTGGGAAACAGCATGGAAGCAGGAGTAGGTTCTTTTCCTCCTTGAACCTTGaaacccttgacacatgggaatgGTAAACCTCACCTTGTCTTTCTCCTAGGACAACTTAGTGAGAGAGGGACCTGAGACACCATCCCAAGCACCTCTACTCAACAAGATACAGAGCTGGGGCCCAGAGATGAAAGGGACACAGGCAGAATTACACAGCAGATCCACAGCAAAGTGGGCTCCAGGCCAGGTCTCCGACCTCTGGGACAGCACCTGCCCCCTGCCTGAGTCCAGACAGTGCAGATGCTCCTGGGAGGAAGAGTTTTCTAGAGGGCACATGGCTCTGGGTCCTCTTGTGGGAGACCTGCGGGCTGCACTGCATGCaatgaagcctgtggtggaaatgtCAGGAGGAAGAATCCAAGGATAGATTCTCCTTACCTGATGGGATTCCCTGGAGGGCTTCACTGGTGTGTGGGGCACCCACACTCTTACCGGCTTGCACTCATGGGTGGCTCCATCTTCAGCGGAGCTCAGGCTTGTCAGCATGTGACAAGTACCCCCAGAGCAAAGCTCTGTGCTTAGCAGAGGTGCACAGCCATCTTGTCACTCAGAGGAAATCATCTGGATTAGATTTTAGGTGGTAGCAGGTGGTTTCCAAGACAGAGACCAGATGATGGCATGGGTTTGTTTCTTTTAATCACGAGATGTCTCTCTGTGGGTGCTGAACTCACCGCGCCGCAAGGCTCATGGCTATGGGTGGCTGGTCCCCAGTCAGTCTCGTGTGGCAGTTGGGGCCTTCTACTTCCTTGCCTTCGCTTTCTTTCCTTTGCTCGCTCTTTGGGGCTTCAGGGCTTCCTCCTGGCCTGCGTGGCTGGTGATGGGGGGTGGGATAGGGGTGGGGGCGTTGAGGTTCAGAGTCTTCTTCTGAAGCTTCAGGTCCAAGATGGCGAATGTGTTCTGGATCTGGCGCCACAGCAGCTCCTGCAGGAGCTCCATCTGGATGTGGACTGCCTGGCAGACAAggctctccaactcctggaagGAACCGGGAGGGCCGGTGAGCGGGGCTGGGGAGCATCGCCGGATCCGGTTCTCAACTCAGCCCCTGTTGCGGGTACGAGAATGTGTCCACTGTCCACCCGTCTCACCCTGCCCATGGGCCGTGGCTGCCTTGACCTCTGGCTTCTGGTTGACTTCAGCCAACTAGGAGCAGGAGGTCTGAGGGTGGGGAGGTCTTCATCTTCTCCTGACTGGCTGTGGGCTAGCCATGGCCACGGACCATGGGTAGTCACGCTCCCTGTACCTCAGCCCTTGCTTGTAACTAAAGCTCTCTTTTTGGATTCCAATAGTCactccctcccttttcttttctggCCTAGAGTGACGGCCAGGCTGTTTGAGTGTGTCATTTGTTCTGGGCCAATCGTCCAGTGCCATATTTCCTATAGACCCTACTTCCTGGTCAATGAAGGCTCCATTGGATACCCTGCCCCCCCACCATCCTTATTCTCACCTCTCAAAGTTCTAGTGGCAGCTTCATGGGAGGGGACAGGGGAAATTGCTTCAGAGAGTGGGTGTGTCCTCCACCCAGCCAGCCATAGGAAGAATGGAAATGCAGCCACCGTCCACCCACCATGTTAAACAGGAAACCCTGTTGGTCAACTCCATCAGAGTTACAGCCCACAGAGCCTGGAGACATGGACCACGTAACTGTGTTTCTCCAGGTTCCCTGCCCGAGCAACCACACAGCAGAGGAGCTATTGTCAGGGGACACACTGGAAAAAACTGGTTGGCTGTAGTGCATTTCTTTGAGATCTTGTATTCACTTAAAAGGTATGCAAAATTGTACATTTGCCCCAGAATATCCTCTTGTTGTTTTTGTAGAAAAAATTAATGGGGAAGGTTGTGCTATAAGAGAATGCGTGGTGTTTGTTCTATGCCCTTGAGTGCCCCATCTTAGGTGCATAGCTGGGGCACACAGTGTAGGGGGCTCTGGCTCACCAACTCCGCCAGGCAGGGGCCAGCAGTGCCATGCTGGAGGCTGGGTGGGGAGCTGGGAGGAGCAGGCAGGAACAGCTGTGGGAAGTGCAGGGCAGTAGGGGCCACTGTGGCcatgccccgccccgccccgtgTGCTAGAGCAAGGTCCCTGCAGGGGGCCAGAGACATAGACTGTTGCGTGGGTTTTGTTGGGTCTTTATTGAATGTCTTCATGAACTAAGATTACATGGCCCCCTGATGTGCAATTTGTCTGGAGACTTATCCTTAGATGAGCACCATCCAGGCTGCTATGTTCATTGCTCTTTAGAgattttcctctgtgtgtgtgtttgtgtgtgtgtgtgtgtgtgtgttgtgtgcgtgtgcgtgtgttgTGTGCGTGTGCAACCCTAAAGGAATACTTCCCAGGGCCATTTGCTCTTCAGCTGATGATTCAGAAACCAAAATCCCTTGGAACTCACAGGCCCTGCAACTCCCCCACTCCAATGCCTGAaacacacgcacatacatacacacacatgcacatacttgTCTCTCAAAGTATGTTCAAAGATGATGCAACAATGATGACTTCAGTGCCTATGTATAGCTGAGAAACTAATGTAGCCTTGGCCAGGCCCTCAAGAAGTCAGCTACCCTGGGGCTGGGGTCGTCACCGTCATTGAAGAGCTGGTCGTGGGAAATGCTGGTAGCTAGAGCCCCAGTGGTCTGGCAGGCCCTCCAAGAGGGCAGTCCAAAGTCTGAGATCTAGGCACCAGATCCTCCTAAGTCCTCCCTGGGCCCCGGCTCCAGCCTTTGTCTCCCTGGTCACATGACCCTCCCCGAGCTGTCCCCATGTCCCTGCCTCCTCCATCTTCTCCCCCAGCCTAGGGGCATGCCAGCTCTGGAGAATCTGCAGCAGTTCCAAAGCTGGAGTCTTTTTCCTGCCTCTCTTGGTGGAATCTGTCACTGATCAATGACACAGAGGATGGAACTTAGACTTCAGGGTCAGACAGGCCTCAGTCCAAATGTGAACTCTACCACATGCTAGCTTGGTGACCTTGGCGAGTTGAAaagttctctgagcctcagtcgtCTCATCACTAAAATAGGGACATGAGTTTCTACCTTTAGTCTACCGTGAAGCCCGTGGTAGACTCTTGATTCCTCCCTgcatctctccccctcccctgtgtGCTACTGAGGAGCTCCCATCTGCAGTGACTCCAGCCCTGGCTGGTATCTCTGCAGGCCCAGGTGCCCACCCACGGCAGGTGGGCAGAGCCTCACCTGTCTCTCCAGGACCTGTCCGGGCTGCGCAGGCGCGGCGGCAGCGAACGCCTTCTGCAGCGAGCTCTCCTGCTCCAGGCGCAGCGCCTCTTTCAGGAGCAGCACGTCGGCGCGCTTCTGTGCCTCGGCCTCCGTCAGTGTGGCCACCTGCTGCTCGTGGGTCCACAAGTCCCTGTGCATGCCCTCGGCcagtgggaggggctggggtggcaTGCACACCTCCAGGTGGGCAACGGTCAGGTCGACCTGCTGGTCCTGGCCCAGGACATACTGGTAGAGTTTGTAGTGGCGGATGAAGGTGTGGTGAAAGTAGTTACAGAGGGCCAGCCGGTGGGTGGTGTTGAAATGGCCCTGGTAATCTCTGAGCTTGTTCCCCAGGATCGTCACAGCCTCAGTAATGGAGCGACCTGTGGGCACAGGGGCCAGGTACAGAGTGGGGGTGGGACAGAGCTGCCCTGCCAGGCAGTGGATGTGGGCTCTGCACCCAGACAGCCTGGTCACAGAGCCCATGTCCCCACTgcgttttaaaaattatttatttctatttatttttttgagacggggtctaactctcacccaggctggagtgcagtggtgcaatcgtagctcGCTGCAGCCGCCAACTACCAGGCTCAGgaaatccccctgcctcagcctcctgggtagctgggactacaggtacatgctaccaaacctgactaattttgtttatgttttgcagagatgaggttatcactattttgcccaggctgaactcctgagctcaagtgatccttctgcctcggcctcctaaagtgctggaattataggtgtgagccaccatgccggctctAACTGCAATTCTTATTACCGTGTATTAGCTTTTGAAAGGTATGGAGTGTACCACGCTTCTTTTTTTACttatcccatttttttcttacatgatTACCCCAGTATAATCATATAAATGTGATTATATGATCTCAGTATAATCACATTATCATTAccagtattttgtcttttttttttttccaaactcctgggcataagtgatcctcccaccgtggactcccaaagtgttgggattacaggagtgaaccaccacacctggccagtattGTGTCTTTTGATGCCTGTTTTAAAGACTTACTTTAGCTATGCTTTATCTTGTTTCTACTTCTAACTCTTTAGGAAGGAGATgagaatgtagaaaaataattccCATAAGAGTGGAGTAGGAGGCGgcagggcgtgatggctcacacctgtaatcccaccactttgggaggctgaggcgggtgtatcacttgaggtgaggagtttgagaccagcttggccaacatggcaaaaccccatctctactagaaatacaaatattagctgggtgtggtggcaggtgcctgtaatctcagctacttgggaggctgaggcaggagaattgcttgagcccaggaggtggaggttgcagtgagctgagatcatgccactgcacttcagcctgggaaacagagcaagactccatctcaaaaaaagaaaaaaaaaagagtggagcAGGAGGTGATTGATTGATGCCCAGGCAACTGCTGTGCTGGTGGTTCATGTTGCAGAgttggaaaaatattatttacccCATGCAAAGGATTGGCTCTGAGGGCAGCACCAAGGGCAGTGCTCCTTGTGGGGGTGACCCATCTCCCaacttctctcctcctctccccttcacTCCTCCTGCTCACAACCCTTTCAGGTGCTCAGCACAGTGGTCGGAGGCAGGGCTCTCCCATCATCTGCTTGGGTCTTGACAGAGGAGGTGGTTCCTGAAAGTTCGTGGCTGAATTACATGCCTACCCTGGTGAGCAGATGAGCAGACACCAGGCAGAGAGATAGGAAAGTCAAGGGCAGCGGAAGAGCACGGCCCTGGCGTGGAGACCTGGGTTCTCACAGACACCATCCCGGAAGTGCACTGTGGACTTGGCCAAGCCTCTCCTGCTCCCTGACTCAGTGTCCCCCTCTGAAGAATGAGGGCTTGGGCCAGGCGCCCACCAGATCATGTGCTTTGGAGAATTCCACAGTTCCCTCCGCTGACAATGAAAGTAACATGCTGTAGGCAAGGAGCCAGGCTTTTCCCCGAAGTAGGGGACCTGGCTTGTCCACagactccttcctttcctcttccttcgtGTGAGCCCTCCATGGGGCCCTATGAGGTTTCCCCACCCCCAGCTAGAGTGCTCCATGCCCCTTCAGCAGGGACTGTTTCAGTCTTGCCCACGAGGTTGTTTTGAAGTCCCCCCACCCCCTATTCCCTTCATGTTCCCTCTTGTCTGGTCACTGAGGCTGTCTTGCTCTGTATGGAAATATTCACCTTGAATCTCCCCAAAATACTCAGAGGGTGGAGACATCACGGTCTtgggaaaatattagcaaaaggGGTACCACTCCACTTGGAGCCATGTCAGGATGTGCTGGGAGTGATGCCTGGATTCTggcaatctcagcctcctggaggagggaaggagggactgCCCCATCATGCAGAATCACAGACTGGAGGCTGTACTTCTCCTTTCTGTCGTGGCAAACCAGCAGGCTTGGAGCCCAAGGGTTACACTCCTCTCGGGAGGGTACTGGGTTTGGAGGTCTGAGATACTCTGTCCCTCTTAGATATGACACTGGACCTTTTTCTCTCAAATGTAAAATTCAGAATAGTGATACTGACTTCACAGGCTTGTTGGAAGGGTCAAATGGGGTAAGATGTCCAGCTTCGTACAAAGCCTAATACAAGCCAGCAATCAATAAATGCTGTagaaagaatttatttctatCTTTGCAAAAAAAgtctctcccttcccctttcccctcccccatccaGCCTTCCctctattccttccttccttcatctctgTCCATCTTTCCATTCATCCATTCTTTCACctacccatctatccattcatccatcatccttccacccacccatccatccacccatccatccacccatccatccacccatccatccatccatccattcatccatccattcatccttccacccacccatccatccacccatccatccatccatccttccacccacccatccatccacccatccatccatccatccgtccatccatccattcatccatccactcttccatccattcattcatccattcttccatccatccatttttccacccatttgtttatccattcactattCATCCATCATTAATTCTTCGAtgtatccacccatccattcacccatccttTCATCcatttgtaaaaggaaaataaaaacttgggaacccaattcactatgccaaaaaaaaaaaaaaatttagctgaaaGTTGAGTAACACAAGAAACTGCCTTTCCTTTGATTCCTAAGCAGGTAGCTAcaaataaaaggttaaatatcTCCACAGGTAGCTTCTCTATGTTTGCCTTATCTTATATAAAGTGCCGATTTACTGAGCAAGGGAGGAACACATAATTGATTATTCCCcacctgctccttttctcttgcaacatgTGGATTACCATAccctccttctttccccttcagcccactttcccctttaaatattgaaggcTTCAAAATTATCTTTGGAGAAAGGAACAGATCTTTCTCCCAGGTACGTcattaaccttggcaaaataaccttctaaattgattgagacctgtctcagatacttttcgGTTTACACATTTATCCTTCCATTCACCCAAGATTAGTTTGTCAAACGGTGACTGAACCTATAAATTGTTACTGCCTGTTAGTTACTGGGCACTATGCAAGATTCTGGCAATACTATGACAACAAATAAGTCATATCCCCTGCTCTCAGTTGCTTGCAGGAGAGACACAAGCAGATAATGACAGTGCATAGTAAAGAGGAACAGAATTGGGTGAAGAAGAGCATGGGCTTCAGGACCGGGTCCTCCTAGAGAAGGCAATGTGTGAGCTGCATCCCAGAGTGAGGCTGAGCCAGGCCCAGAGGTGGGGCCACTTCACAGCCCAGCTGAGTGACAGCAGAGgagcaggcagcagcctggcCTGGGTGGGAGCAAGGTGAGGCTTGTTGTCGTTGGCACCTAAAGGTGGAGGCAGACGATGGCAAGAGCTGCATGGAGAGGTGGGTGGAAGACAGACCCGAGGGCCTTGGATGGACGCCACACTCAGAAGCCAGGGCTCTGTCTTCTGGGCAGTGCACAGAAGAAGTGGATCTGAGTGGCAGGACCTGGCCATCCTCGGACATAAGGTGTGCAAGACAGAAACTGGCACAACCCCCAGCTTCTTACGGGGGATGTTTGAGGGACAGTGGGCCTACCAACAGAGAGAATACCATATGGTGAGACGCTGACCTCTGACATGACccctgccctcagagagcttCCAGTCTTGAAGAGGAGACAGTTGAACAAATGATGACCACCTTTGTATTCTCAGCCCCCAGCACTGGGATTTGTGCACAGCGGGGGCCCAATCAAAGTCTAGAGAGTAAATGAACCAGCTCTAATAAGTCAAGGTGGAGGTGTTCATTCATTAGGccaacaaatacttattgggGGCTTTCCCTGTGCCAAGAACTCTTCCAGGTTCCAGGGAGGTGGTAGAAGGCTGGGGAGGAAACGCACAGATATCTAGCTCTGCACAAGGCTGTGTGGGGTTGGTTGGCAGCACACATGACAGGAAGAAGGTCAGGTAGGGCTTCCCTGAGGAGGCAGTAAAGGAGCTGGGATGGACTGGGTCAGAGGGGTTTACTGGGCAAAGAGAGGTGGTGAAGGGCGAGGCAAGAGGGGGAGCagcttgtgcaaaggccctgtggttgAAGCAGGCATGGCCCACTGAGGGACTGaaaggtgggggagggaggcggTAAGCAGGCTGGAGATCTGCAGGCAAGGAGCTGCCTGGCTGGAGATGAGTCTGGGCAGGCCAGGCTCTGAAAGCCCCTAGCATGCCCTGCCCTGTAGGGTCCCACCCCGAGGACCACCATCTGGCAGAGGCCCTCTCCACTGCCCATCTCCCTACCCCTGATGGAGTCTTTCTCCAGAGTACTCATCATGATCTTTGATCTTGTGCATTTTATTGATGTGATTTGTTCTTGGTCATTTTCCCTCCACTATCACTCAAGCTGCGAGGGAGCGAGAGGCTGCCTTTTCTGTTCACTGCTGGGTGCCAAGTGCCAGAGCAGTCAGCTCCCAGGAGGTGCTCTGCAGAGAAggag contains these protein-coding regions:
- the C7H8orf74 gene encoding uncharacterized protein C8orf74 homolog; the protein is MTLLTPQGVKEVFQFQRPQGREHLRRLLNWEEFDEQRDSRRSILLDTLYESIIFAVGKGFPWVEVAQVVKFTEELLRETKGRSITEAVTILGNKLRDYQGHFNTTHRLALCNYFHHTFIRHYKLYQYVLGQDQQVDLTVAHLEVCMPPQPLPLAEGMHRDLWTHEQQVATLTEAEAQKRADVLLLKEALRLEQESSLQKAFAAAAPAQPGQVLERQELESLVCQAVHIQMELLQELLWRQIQNTFAILDLKLQKKTLNLNAPTPIPPPITSHAGQEEALKPQRASKGKKAKARK